From a region of the Cucumis sativus cultivar 9930 chromosome 6, Cucumber_9930_V3, whole genome shotgun sequence genome:
- the LOC105435791 gene encoding uncharacterized protein LOC105435791 isoform X5, giving the protein MLQWMGGSRRKVTTSRKSTQNRQKQYFEQRKRRQQLSSGSENWHDAADTGREQKEHRSLDIISLLNLSTIPQKDKDAIEANTSTVRSHFMKDPVPTLYNIETLEKSGDFENKQQIDETGAPFGYPEDTLSPMNRNVSNDPNNGNTAKNKVDSQSEQGKISVEQSLSVFDLLGDDGMAVKYEGSPLKEAHVAFSVDGLGRVGTETPACSPQHASRSFSYGFSSHLERVRPWNPSKNTKVLDDFELEGDIKMHCDDGSLNYSFDMMDTCDNPKKKTPTKTHFRSVEDCKRNEHSSRTIFDGTDGERDGYGGGFNFLNDNFLGEMECDLFEKTHFNEIGSVPSDFLNYEKYDISGKAFGSPYLPKKRVAGATRIMDKFNLFDPVESSLKHHTYGYDYDLMADVKRNPKATRISDLQDKTHQRDWFCSMEDDVTDNFSLLSEESCSTSAVRGEPFDSTPLNSNPKQSMRRAMDDDAGPGNSYSVNSIYSRDPHYKIKDEEPKKYVRESNSSKSNPVHHTNSPFMEKPQTFKTWSFEKEFNFSSPCQRPVADCPFRGSMPWNEYPCTESSLPESSFTNKHVETVPRPSSTPISKRPSFHPSNIATAVLECNPCSNSKFVRTYTSMTETTSSHGEDQISPVLSAQGSVGTCEKSGSKAPSLGSEKVDFHEDKCNRIRSKVCVEDTNEDWLDDSNLERKNCDSIRNETENESPAVENLEASHDSDLVINGGKTNKSRRC; this is encoded by the exons atgttgCAATGGATGGGAGGTTCCAGGCGGAAAGTTACAACG TCAAGGAAATCCACACAAAACAG ACAAAAGCAATATTTTGAGCAAAGAAAAAGGCGACAGCAACTGTCCTCTGGCTCAGAGAATTGGCATGATGCAGCTGACACAGGCAGGGAACAAAAAGAGCATCGGTCATTGGATATTATAAGTCTCCTAAATTTATCAACAATTCCTCAAAAGGACAAAGATGCCATCG AGGCCAATACTTCAACGGTGCGGTCTCATTTCATGAAAGACCCAGTTCCAACCCTCTACAACATAGAAACATTAGAGAAATCTGGTGACTTTGAAAATAAAC AGCAAATTGACGAAACAGGAGCGCCATTCGGCTATCCAGAGGACACTTTATCTCCAATGAA CAGAAATGTAAGTAATGATCCCAACAATGGTAATACCGCTAAGAACAAAGTAGATTCTCAATCAGAACAGGGGAAGATATCTGTTGAGCAAA GTCTTTCTGTATTTGATTTGCTTGGGGATGATGGAATGGCTGTTAAATACGAAGGAAGTCCTCTGAAAGAAGCTCATGTTGCATTTTCAGTCGATG GTTTGGGCAGAGTCGGAACAGAAACACCAGCATGTTCCCCGCAGCATGCCAGCAG AAGCTTTTCTTATGGCTTCTCATCTCATCTTGAGAGAGTGCGACCTTGGAACCCCTCTAAGAACACCAAAGTGTTGGATGACTTTGAACTTGAAGGA GATATCAAAATGCACTGTGATGATGGTTCTTTAAATTATTCCTTTGACATGATGGATACGTGTGATAAtccaaagaagaaaacacCTACTAAGACCCATTTCCGTTCCGTTGAAgattgtaaaagaaatgaacatAGTAGTAGAACTATCTTTGATGGCACGGATGGAGAAAGAGATGGATATGgag GTGGATTTAACTTCTTAAACGACAACTTTCTCGGGGAGATGGAATGTGATCTCTTCGAAAAGACtcattttaatgaaattgGTAGCGTTCCGTCTGATTTTTTGAACTATGAGAAGTATGATATATCAGGAAAGGCATTTGGCAGCCCGTATCTACCAAAAAAGAG AGTTGCAGGTGCTACAAGAATAATGGACAAATTCAACTTATTTG ATCCTGTCGAGTCAAGCTTGAAGCACCATACCTATGGAtatgattatgatttaatGGCGGATGTAAAAAg GAATCCGAAAGCCACAAGGATTTCTGATTTACAGGACAAAACGCATCAACGAGATTGGTTTTGCTCTATGGAAGACGATGTCACAGACAACTTCAGCTTGTTGAG TGAAGAGTCTTGTTCAACCAGTGCAG TTAGGGGTGAGCCATTCGATAGCACACCACTAAACTCAAATCCGAAACAGAGCATGAGAAGAGCGATGGATGATGATGCTGGCCCTGGGAATAGTTACAGCGTTAACAGTATTTACTCCAGGGACCCACATTACAAAATCAAGGACGAAGAGCCAAAAAAGTATGTGAGAGAATCAAATTCATCGAAATCCAATCCAGTCCATCACACAAACTCTCCTTTCATGGAAAAACCACAGACATTTAAAACCTGGTCGTTTGAGAAAGAATTTAACTTCAGCTCTCCATGTCAACGTCCAGTAGCAGATTGTCCATTCAGAGGCTCTATGCCTTGGAATGAATATCCCTGCACCGAGTCATCTCTTCCCGAATCCTCCTTCACAAACAAACACGTCGAAACTGTTCCTCGTCCTTCTAGCACTCCAATCTCCAAAAGACCTTCCTTTCATCCATCAAATATAGCGACTGCAGTTCTCGAGTGCAACCCgtgttcaaattcaaaatttgtacGCACGTATACCAGCATGACAGAGACTACAAGTTCTCATGGAGAAGATCAGATTTCTCCTGTACTATCAGCTCAGGGAAGTGTAGGTACGTGTGAAAAAAGTGGATCCAAAGCTCCATCATTAGGAAGTGAAAAGGTTGATTTTCATGAAGACAAATGCAACAGAATTAGAAGCAAGGTCTGTGTAGAGGACACTAACGAAGATTGGTTGGATGATTCGAATCTTGAGAGGAAAAATTGTGATAGCATCAGAAATGAAACGGAAAATGAATCTCCAGCAGTGGAGAATTTGGAAGCCTCCCATGATTCTGACCTTGTAATAAACGGTGGCAAAACCAACAA AAGTAGAAGATGTTAA
- the LOC105435791 gene encoding uncharacterized protein LOC105435791 isoform X4, translating into MLQWMGGSRRKVTTSRKSTQNRQKQYFEQRKRRQQLSSGSENWHDAADTGREQKEHRSLDIISLLNLSTIPQKDKDAIEANTSTVRSHFMKDPVPTLYNIETLEKSGDFENKQQIDETGAPFGYPEDTLSPMNRNVSNDPNNGNTAKNKVDSQSEQGKISVEQSLSVFDLLGDDGMAVKYEGSPLKEAHVAFSVDGLGRVGTETPACSPQHASRSFSYGFSSHLERVRPWNPSKNTKVLDDFELEGDIKMHCDDGSLNYSFDMMDTCDNPKKKTPTKTHFRSVEDCKRNEHSSRTIFDGTDGERDGYGGGFNFLNDNFLGEMECDLFEKTHFNEIGSVPSDFLNYEKYDISGKAFGSPYLPKKRVAGATRIMDKFNLFDPVESSLKHHTYGYDYDLMADVKRNPKATRISDLQDKTHQRDWFCSMEDDVTDNFSLLSEESCSTSAVRGEPFDSTPLNSNPKQSMRRAMDDDAGPGNSYSVNSIYSRDPHYKIKDEEPKKYVRESNSSKSNPVHHTNSPFMEKPQTFKTWSFEKEFNFSSPCQRPVADCPFRGSMPWNEYPCTESSLPESSFTNKHVETVPRPSSTPISKRPSFHPSNIATAVLECNPCSNSKFVRTYTSMTETTSSHGEDQISPVLSAQGSVGTCEKSGSKAPSLGSEKVDFHEDKCNRIRSKVCVEDTNEDWLDDSNLERKNCDSIRNETENESPAVENLEASHDSDLVINGGKTNKFNPDDKVSVPYSKEEKGLMRYTCKVQK; encoded by the exons atgttgCAATGGATGGGAGGTTCCAGGCGGAAAGTTACAACG TCAAGGAAATCCACACAAAACAG ACAAAAGCAATATTTTGAGCAAAGAAAAAGGCGACAGCAACTGTCCTCTGGCTCAGAGAATTGGCATGATGCAGCTGACACAGGCAGGGAACAAAAAGAGCATCGGTCATTGGATATTATAAGTCTCCTAAATTTATCAACAATTCCTCAAAAGGACAAAGATGCCATCG AGGCCAATACTTCAACGGTGCGGTCTCATTTCATGAAAGACCCAGTTCCAACCCTCTACAACATAGAAACATTAGAGAAATCTGGTGACTTTGAAAATAAAC AGCAAATTGACGAAACAGGAGCGCCATTCGGCTATCCAGAGGACACTTTATCTCCAATGAA CAGAAATGTAAGTAATGATCCCAACAATGGTAATACCGCTAAGAACAAAGTAGATTCTCAATCAGAACAGGGGAAGATATCTGTTGAGCAAA GTCTTTCTGTATTTGATTTGCTTGGGGATGATGGAATGGCTGTTAAATACGAAGGAAGTCCTCTGAAAGAAGCTCATGTTGCATTTTCAGTCGATG GTTTGGGCAGAGTCGGAACAGAAACACCAGCATGTTCCCCGCAGCATGCCAGCAG AAGCTTTTCTTATGGCTTCTCATCTCATCTTGAGAGAGTGCGACCTTGGAACCCCTCTAAGAACACCAAAGTGTTGGATGACTTTGAACTTGAAGGA GATATCAAAATGCACTGTGATGATGGTTCTTTAAATTATTCCTTTGACATGATGGATACGTGTGATAAtccaaagaagaaaacacCTACTAAGACCCATTTCCGTTCCGTTGAAgattgtaaaagaaatgaacatAGTAGTAGAACTATCTTTGATGGCACGGATGGAGAAAGAGATGGATATGgag GTGGATTTAACTTCTTAAACGACAACTTTCTCGGGGAGATGGAATGTGATCTCTTCGAAAAGACtcattttaatgaaattgGTAGCGTTCCGTCTGATTTTTTGAACTATGAGAAGTATGATATATCAGGAAAGGCATTTGGCAGCCCGTATCTACCAAAAAAGAG AGTTGCAGGTGCTACAAGAATAATGGACAAATTCAACTTATTTG ATCCTGTCGAGTCAAGCTTGAAGCACCATACCTATGGAtatgattatgatttaatGGCGGATGTAAAAAg GAATCCGAAAGCCACAAGGATTTCTGATTTACAGGACAAAACGCATCAACGAGATTGGTTTTGCTCTATGGAAGACGATGTCACAGACAACTTCAGCTTGTTGAG TGAAGAGTCTTGTTCAACCAGTGCAG TTAGGGGTGAGCCATTCGATAGCACACCACTAAACTCAAATCCGAAACAGAGCATGAGAAGAGCGATGGATGATGATGCTGGCCCTGGGAATAGTTACAGCGTTAACAGTATTTACTCCAGGGACCCACATTACAAAATCAAGGACGAAGAGCCAAAAAAGTATGTGAGAGAATCAAATTCATCGAAATCCAATCCAGTCCATCACACAAACTCTCCTTTCATGGAAAAACCACAGACATTTAAAACCTGGTCGTTTGAGAAAGAATTTAACTTCAGCTCTCCATGTCAACGTCCAGTAGCAGATTGTCCATTCAGAGGCTCTATGCCTTGGAATGAATATCCCTGCACCGAGTCATCTCTTCCCGAATCCTCCTTCACAAACAAACACGTCGAAACTGTTCCTCGTCCTTCTAGCACTCCAATCTCCAAAAGACCTTCCTTTCATCCATCAAATATAGCGACTGCAGTTCTCGAGTGCAACCCgtgttcaaattcaaaatttgtacGCACGTATACCAGCATGACAGAGACTACAAGTTCTCATGGAGAAGATCAGATTTCTCCTGTACTATCAGCTCAGGGAAGTGTAGGTACGTGTGAAAAAAGTGGATCCAAAGCTCCATCATTAGGAAGTGAAAAGGTTGATTTTCATGAAGACAAATGCAACAGAATTAGAAGCAAGGTCTGTGTAGAGGACACTAACGAAGATTGGTTGGATGATTCGAATCTTGAGAGGAAAAATTGTGATAGCATCAGAAATGAAACGGAAAATGAATCTCCAGCAGTGGAGAATTTGGAAGCCTCCCATGATTCTGACCTTGTAATAAACGGTGGCAAAACCAACAA ATTTAACCCTGATGATAAAGTTTCTGTTCCATATTCTAAAGAGGAAAAGG GATTGATGAGGTACACTTGTAAAGTACAGAAGTAG